The Penaeus vannamei isolate JL-2024 chromosome 15, ASM4276789v1, whole genome shotgun sequence genomic interval aaacaagaataaaagagcaTCGCTTCTTCCCCCTAAATCCTACTTGAAGATTTTAGATCGTATTAGATTCCTTCCTTGAGCGAATTCCAatcctcttgtcttctctcccacttctcgtCTGCTAGAAAGGTGAATTTGGCGCAAAATTTCGAAATATTTGGATAATATCGGTCGACGATTTTCGTTCATTTAGGCAGAAATAGATAGGTGGCATCGGTGCGTTTCTCTGCGTATGTTTTGCAGTTTTCATAAGTAAAATAAGCTCGAGTTATTATGTAATTTTGTGTTGTGATTCGGATAAACAATTTTTGCGCGATTTTTGGTTCTATTTTAGTACATTAATTTCCAGATAACATCACTACTAGGAAATATTTCCCTCTCCGTATTCTCttcttatcatctttactgtcattgttattattattaccatcattataatttagtatcattttcgtcattactgtttttgttgacttgttatcgttgatattatcattccaacatcgttttctgtttattttttctctcttttccacataTTCTCCGTCTTcgtcgcctcttccttcttcttcgtaattttcctctcttttgcccTTTTTATCTAGAATGTCTCGCATTTTCAGCTTGATtctgtatctccccccccccccctctctctctctctctctctctctctctctctctctctctctctctctctctctctctctctctctctctctctctctctctctctctctctctctctctctctccctacctcctccctccccgtttgACTCGCTCTctcatctgttcatttatttgcaCTGTTCTTGTTTTTATGATCACTCATTAGCCTTTTACAGTTGGAATAATGTCGGTTAACGCTTGTACAGTGTCTGggctccctatttctctttctctctctctctttctctcatcccttccttgtTGAATCatcaaattgtttttttctttcttttcctcagatTTCTCTTTCccaaaaacagggaaaaaaacttccagagagagatagagagagaggaataaaagaacaaccactcataaaacaaacaaacaaacaaacaccaaagagCAGAGACATGGCCTCAGCCGAAGAAAAAGGCCTATGGGAGAACGAGGAGTACAGGCCTATAAAACCCACTCCACTGATTCTACACATTGACCTGCAACGACCTGACTTCACGGACTATCTGGGCAGCGGTTTCAAGATCAGAGGTCAGGGAAAgttaggataatgatattgagaaagtGATTTGAATCGTACTGTAGATGATATGATGCTGGTTATGATAgtatcaatgatggtaatgatgctcctgctactactactattattactacaattattattactactattactacaactactattactgctactactactattgtattactattactactactacttctattattactaccattattgctattactataactattgctattactataactattgctattactataactattgctattactataactactaatattactactgttgtcacattactactactattaatactactactaccctactatcattactactactactctactattaatattattactattactattactaccactattactaatattactacctactactactactataactcctactattactattactactactactaccactattattactacaaatactactactgttactgctactattgcttttactactactgctattattactactactgcaactacttctattactactactactattactactatcattattactgctactactattactactattactattgtcacatCAATAgcagtgatcattatcatcactgtcattattatcatcatcatgacaataatggtaggaataataatgttaatgatgatgataatgatgacgatctaatcattataataattactatttagttgttgttggtattgcatttattgttatcaatattatcattattgtttttgtcgcttttgccattattgctattgttattttgtcattatcataagctttgctattatcgtcattattattatcatttttattcatattattatcatcatcaccatcatcattattattataaacatcatcttTACCCTTATCAGTataaccattgccattatcaccattaaaataACGAGGATCATTTTCCCTCATCATCTTTGAGATTGTagatatcactaacattatctcATCACCgccaatgatattattgatagtgataacagtaatggattcacaaaaaaagtaaaattgacAATATAACCAACACTGACATCTACAGTGAGCAAAAGCACACCCAGAGACAGTGTCATCCTGCCAACATGCGGTGTAGCTGTCCTCGTCATCTACTTGTCCCGGATTTCCAccgcatccacatccacatccacaactGCATCCACTTCTGGCGAGGAGGGTGCGGGCGTGAAGGAATCGCTGGATGAGGTTATCGAGAGGTATGGGGCGTaatttggttgttattattttttattgttgttggtgttgtagttgttattattggtgttattatcttttatccaaAGCAGGAGCAGCGTCACCATTCTccctcaacatcatcatttaaTAACGAGTTTTGAGGATCGATCAGCTGATGGCAGGAATCAGCTGATTTTGATAAACACTGGGTCATGTGCTTTTGTGTCCGACTGGATTCTCTCCCATTACTTATGTTCACCTGCCCACTCGATCCACCTACTTAGCCCACCCACCCAGCCCCTCCACTtagcccacccccaacccctccactttGCCCGCCCACCCAACTCCCCCCACTTAGCCCACCCAATCCCCCACCTACTTAGCCCACTCACCCAACTCCCCCCACTTAgcccaccccaaaccccccacccacttagcccactcacccaacccccccacttagcccacccacccaaccccctcactTAGCCCACCCTCTAACCCTCAGAATCAAGGCGTTCACCAGCCAGCACAAAGTAAGCATCTTAGTGTTGGTCGGGTCGGTGTTCGGCGAGGAGGAAGTGGGCGGCGTCATCGCGACCATCCAGAGGAAGCTCCTgccacgcccgccgcccctcTTGCCCGCCCACGGAGATGCCCAAGCGGCCGCCCACATACAGACGCTggcgaaggtgagagagagagagagaggagggggagggaggggaggttaggggaggggggaggggagtgatagTGTGCTAGTTATGGTGAGTGGACgtatggtgtggtggtgttggagggtgggggagaggaggggatgtgtggggggggggtagagtaggagggtgagggagaagagggggttggggtggtggtggtggtgttggaggttgAGAGGGTGACccggggagggtgaggaagaggagggggtgagggtgacagtgttggagagtgagggagaggagggggtgagggtgacagtgttggagagtaagggagaggagggggtgggggtgacagtgttggagagtgagggagaggagggggtgagggtgacagtgttggagagtgaggaagaggacggggtgAGGGTGACAGTGTTGgatagtgaaggagaggaggggatgggagtggtgatggtgttggggtgtgtgggagaggaggggtgagggtgacaatgttggagagtgagggagaggagggggtgatggtgatattcttacatatatggtGCGACGGCTACGGTGTCGGAGGCCTTGAATATGTAATAGATAATGAGAATGTTGAGAATAAGCAATAAAAATGGTGAAAACGGCGGTTAGTGTTAGTGGTAGGAAGCCTCCTTATGCCTGGCTGTTGGTGAGGGTTAATGTAGGTCTATATATGGtaatggtatatgtgtgtgtgtgtgtgtttgtgtgtgtgtgtgtgtgtgttcgtgtttgtgtgtgt includes:
- the LOC113821468 gene encoding uncharacterized protein: MASAEEKGLWENEEYRPIKPTPLILHIDLQRPDFTDYLGSGFKIRVSKSTPRDSVILPTCGVAVLVIYLSRISTASTSTSTTASTSGEEGAGVKESLDEVIERIKAFTSQHKVSILVLVGSVFGEEEVGGVIATIQRKLLPRPPPLLPAHGDAQAAAHIQTLAKATQPETRRVVQERMEGILQEATAQAFGATLARAMGLSQHQASVLLDSFGSLAAVAEASAVEIHRRTPLDAATAASVAAFFARDTVTL